The Delphinus delphis chromosome 7, mDelDel1.2, whole genome shotgun sequence genome includes a window with the following:
- the RALB gene encoding ras-related protein Ral-B isoform X1, protein MAANKSKSQSSLALHKFVEDYEPTKADSYRKKVVLDGEEVQIDILDTAGQEDYAAIRDNYFRSGEGFLLVFSITEHESFTATAEFREQILRVKAEEDKVPLLVAGNKSDLQERRQVPLEEARAKAEEWGVQYVETSAKTRANVDKVFFDLMREIRAKKMSENKDKNGKKSSKNKKSFKERCCLL, encoded by the exons TTCGTGGAGGACTATGAACCTACCAAGGCTGACAGTTACAGGAAGAAGGTGGTCCTGGACGGGGAGGAGGTCCAGATAGACATCCTGGACACAGCCGGACAGGAGGACTACGCGGCCATTCGCGACAACTACTTCCGGAGTGGGGAGGGCTTCCTCCTCGTGTTTTCCATCACCGAGCACGAGTCATTCACAGCCACTGCCGAGTTCAG GGAACAGATCCTCCGCGTTAAGGCGGAAGAAGATAAAGTCCCGCTGCTGGTGGCGGGCAACAAGTCTGACCTGCAGGAGCGGAGGCAGGTGCCGCTGGAGGAGGCCAGGGCCAAGGCCGAGGAGTGGGGCGTGCAGTACGTGGAGACCTCGGCCAAGACGCGGGCCAACGTGGACAAG gtgtTCTTTGACCTCATGAGAGAGATCAGAGCAAAGAAGATGTCAGAAAACAAAGACAAGAACGGCAAGAAAAGCAGCAAGAAcaagaaaagttttaaagaaagatgTTGTTTACTGTGA